Proteins encoded together in one Shewanella oneidensis MR-1 window:
- a CDS encoding phosphatase, with amino-acid sequence MQYPVDTHTHTVASSHAYSTIHDYLAVAKQKGVRLFATTDHGPAMADAPHFWHFVNLRVLPRMVDGVGILRGIEANIKNRDGEIDYFGDYLSQLDIVLAGFHEPVFAPSDKVTHTEAMINTIRSGKVDIITHPGNPAYPIDIEAVVTAAAQYGVALEINNSSFEVSRKGSEANCTAIAKAAKALGATLVMGSDSHVAFSLGGFDRALSIIDAVDYPKDKLLNRSPMALLDFLTLRGHQTVADFIPHFRDEAI; translated from the coding sequence ATGCAGTACCCAGTCGATACCCATACCCATACCGTGGCATCCTCCCATGCCTATAGCACTATCCATGATTATCTTGCGGTGGCAAAACAAAAGGGGGTCCGCCTGTTTGCTACCACAGATCATGGCCCTGCCATGGCGGATGCACCGCATTTTTGGCATTTCGTGAATTTACGGGTATTGCCGCGTATGGTCGATGGCGTCGGGATTTTACGTGGCATTGAAGCCAATATTAAAAATCGCGACGGTGAAATCGATTACTTTGGCGATTATCTGTCGCAGCTTGATATTGTCTTGGCAGGATTCCATGAACCTGTGTTTGCGCCCTCGGATAAGGTAACCCATACCGAGGCGATGATTAATACCATTAGAAGTGGCAAGGTCGATATTATTACTCACCCAGGAAACCCCGCATATCCCATTGATATTGAAGCTGTCGTTACCGCTGCCGCCCAATATGGGGTTGCACTTGAAATTAATAATTCCTCCTTTGAAGTGTCTCGTAAGGGCAGTGAAGCAAACTGCACCGCGATAGCCAAGGCGGCGAAAGCGTTAGGTGCAACCTTAGTTATGGGGTCTGATTCCCATGTGGCATTTAGCCTTGGTGGATTTGATCGCGCCTTAAGCATTATCGATGCGGTTGATTATCCAAAGGATAAACTGCTTAATCGCTCGCCCATGGCGCTGTTAGACTTTTTGACTCTGCGTGGGCATCAAACTGTTGCTGATTTTATACCGCACTTTCGCGATGAAGCAATTTGA
- the rfbD gene encoding dTDP-4-dehydrorhamnose reductase — translation MQDVTPARPTVLLTGAHSQLAKALIRTHLNGGLVFNLHPLTHAALDISDKYSVAEVFAQVKPDWVINCAAYNAVDKAETAVDEAYRVNSLGPELLATECALTGARLVHISSDYVFSGLLTGVEANALSETVTPSPLSVYGKSKLAGEQAVQRILGERAIVIRTAWLYGVDGHNFVKTMLRLMAATPDAQPLFVIDDQIGSPTWVDALASLIWQLMLRGESGLFHYAGQGQCSWYEFAAEIQQQALALKLLKKAVPIIATDSLSYAAKALEKGNVLAQRPSYSALNSAKLRDTLGKDNLAAIQCPEVWQDWRVQLNCMLNALITQSAKP, via the coding sequence ATGCAGGATGTCACTCCCGCGCGACCAACAGTCCTCTTAACTGGCGCGCACAGCCAACTGGCGAAAGCATTAATCCGAACGCATCTCAATGGTGGATTAGTATTTAATCTCCATCCGCTTACGCATGCAGCCTTAGATATCAGCGATAAATACAGTGTGGCTGAGGTGTTTGCGCAGGTGAAACCCGACTGGGTGATTAACTGCGCGGCCTATAATGCGGTCGACAAGGCTGAGACGGCGGTGGATGAGGCTTATCGCGTCAATAGCCTCGGCCCAGAATTATTGGCAACCGAATGTGCGCTCACGGGCGCGCGGTTAGTGCATATTTCCAGTGATTATGTTTTTAGCGGTCTGCTTACGGGAGTTGAGGCAAATGCCTTAAGTGAAACTGTGACACCTTCACCATTATCCGTTTATGGCAAGAGTAAGCTCGCCGGAGAGCAAGCGGTGCAGCGTATCTTGGGTGAGCGCGCAATTGTTATTCGTACCGCATGGCTGTACGGGGTCGATGGGCATAATTTTGTGAAAACCATGCTGAGGTTGATGGCCGCCACGCCCGATGCTCAGCCGCTCTTTGTGATTGACGATCAAATTGGCTCACCTACGTGGGTCGATGCCCTCGCGTCGCTTATCTGGCAACTGATGCTAAGGGGCGAGTCGGGGCTATTCCATTACGCTGGGCAGGGGCAATGCAGTTGGTATGAATTTGCTGCTGAAATTCAGCAGCAAGCGTTGGCTCTGAAGTTATTAAAGAAAGCCGTGCCTATCATTGCCACTGATAGCCTCAGTTATGCCGCCAAAGCGCTTGAGAAAGGCAATGTGCTGGCACAAAGGCCGAGTTACAGCGCGCTTAATAGCGCTAAACTACGAGATACGCTAGGGAAGGATAATCTTGCCGCAATACAATGTCCTGAAGTTTGGCAGGATTGGCGAGTACAACTCAACTGCATGCTTAACGCCCTTATAACACAAAGTGCAAAACCTTAA
- the cysQ gene encoding 3'(2'),5'-bisphosphate nucleotidase CysQ yields MTDITTIALHFSKADLLRLVNIAHAAGDAIMAIYAQEHIAVTQKSDESPVTAADLAAHRVIVSQLAEQFAGIAVMSEEAADIAWDEREQWQTYWLIDPLDGTKEFIKRNGEFTVNIALIHQGEAIAGVVYAPVLNTTYYGARHLGAWRQDGQQEQLLQGCKIPRQVPIVVGSRSHLSPDVADYLNNIGQHEMLSVGSSLKFCMLAEGKADLYPRLGPTSEWDTAAAQAVLESAGGKVVCYDSGLPLTYNQKPDILNPYFIATAPGWAK; encoded by the coding sequence GTGACCGATATCACCACGATTGCACTGCATTTTTCTAAAGCGGACTTGTTGCGGCTAGTGAATATAGCCCATGCGGCAGGTGATGCCATTATGGCGATTTACGCGCAAGAGCATATTGCTGTTACACAAAAGAGTGATGAGAGTCCTGTAACCGCTGCCGATCTTGCGGCCCATAGGGTGATTGTCAGTCAATTAGCTGAGCAATTTGCGGGCATTGCTGTGATGTCAGAAGAAGCCGCCGATATTGCTTGGGATGAGCGTGAGCAATGGCAAACTTACTGGCTTATCGATCCTTTAGACGGCACTAAGGAATTTATTAAGCGAAATGGTGAGTTTACCGTCAATATAGCGCTCATTCATCAAGGCGAAGCTATCGCGGGTGTGGTTTATGCTCCTGTGTTGAACACGACTTATTATGGGGCGAGACACTTAGGTGCGTGGCGACAGGATGGACAGCAAGAACAGCTGCTGCAGGGCTGCAAGATACCAAGACAGGTGCCGATAGTGGTGGGCAGTCGTTCGCACTTAAGCCCAGATGTGGCTGATTATTTGAACAATATTGGCCAACATGAAATGTTAAGCGTGGGAAGCTCGCTGAAGTTTTGTATGTTGGCAGAAGGTAAGGCCGATCTCTATCCAAGATTGGGGCCTACCAGCGAATGGGACACGGCGGCGGCGCAGGCGGTACTTGAAAGCGCAGGCGGAAAAGTTGTGTGTTATGACTCAGGTTTACCCTTAACCTACAATCAAAAACCTGACATATTAAACCCTTATTTTATTGCCACAGCGCCTGGCTGGGCAAAATAA
- the mak gene encoding fructokinase: MIRMGIDLGGTKIELVALNNEGNEVVRKRINTPRDYQGTLNAIVDLVNEAESTLGEKGSVGVGIPGVISPYSGLVKNANSTWINGHPLDVHLGELLGREVRVANDANCFALSEAVDGAAAGKSVVFGVIIGTGCGAGVAINGKVHAGGNGIGGEWGHNPLPWMTKEEFNTTRCFCGNPDCIETFISGTGFVRDYNEALSRAASVQRVPAKSGSEIMSLVDGGDEIALAAFERYVDRLARSLAHVINLLDPDAIVLGGGMSNVEAIYPRLPALLSHYVVGRECRTPVVQNLYGCSSGVRGAAWLWEK, translated from the coding sequence ATGATACGCATGGGCATCGATTTAGGTGGTACTAAAATAGAACTCGTCGCCTTAAATAACGAAGGAAATGAGGTTGTTCGCAAGCGTATCAATACCCCTCGGGATTATCAGGGCACACTTAACGCGATTGTAGATTTAGTCAACGAAGCTGAATCCACTTTAGGTGAAAAGGGCTCGGTGGGTGTAGGTATTCCAGGTGTTATATCCCCCTATTCTGGGTTGGTTAAAAATGCCAATTCAACTTGGATCAACGGTCATCCCCTCGATGTGCATTTAGGGGAGCTCTTAGGCCGTGAAGTGCGTGTTGCCAATGATGCCAACTGTTTTGCCTTATCAGAGGCGGTTGATGGGGCTGCAGCGGGTAAGTCAGTCGTGTTTGGCGTCATCATTGGCACAGGCTGCGGTGCAGGGGTTGCAATTAACGGTAAAGTGCACGCTGGTGGTAATGGTATCGGCGGTGAGTGGGGGCATAATCCATTGCCGTGGATGACCAAGGAGGAGTTTAATACCACCCGTTGTTTTTGCGGTAATCCTGATTGTATCGAAACCTTTATTTCAGGTACTGGTTTTGTCCGAGATTACAATGAGGCGCTCAGTCGCGCAGCAAGCGTCCAACGTGTGCCCGCTAAATCTGGTTCAGAGATCATGAGCTTAGTCGATGGGGGCGATGAGATTGCCTTAGCTGCCTTTGAACGCTATGTGGATAGGCTCGCGCGCTCACTGGCTCATGTGATTAATCTACTTGATCCTGATGCGATTGTGTTAGGTGGCGGCATGTCGAATGTTGAGGCTATTTACCCAAGATTACCTGCATTATTAAGCCATTATGTTGTAGGGCGCGAATGCCGAACACCAGTTGTGCAGAATCTTTATGGCTGCTCTTCCGGCGTGCGTGGCGCTGCGTGGTTATGGGAAAAATAA
- a CDS encoding YdcF family protein: MFWVKKAVSQAIMPIPFILLLLLFSLIIWRRPRLAKWAIAGAFTLLLVLSSQFSVDYLVKPLETQYPINASSITGQCVVMVLGSAHSDIEDATAVQSLSAVALARLTEGLRQLKLGQDCTLVVSGWGGELTKHPHAEVMAKAAAELGVDASRIIQFPLARDTLEEAQYFKDHFGNQSVRLVTSASHMPRAMAIFSGKGLIASAAPTDFRARDDFYWRFTADNLLASQRALHEYIGRLWLWIKQE; this comes from the coding sequence ATGTTTTGGGTTAAAAAAGCTGTCTCTCAGGCAATCATGCCTATTCCATTTATCCTGCTGTTATTGCTGTTTTCCTTGATTATTTGGCGCAGACCGAGGCTAGCAAAATGGGCGATTGCTGGCGCTTTTACCCTTCTACTGGTATTAAGTAGTCAATTTAGTGTCGATTATTTAGTCAAGCCGCTTGAGACCCAATATCCCATCAATGCAAGCTCCATCACTGGTCAGTGCGTGGTGATGGTGCTCGGCTCGGCTCACTCGGATATAGAAGACGCTACGGCGGTGCAATCCTTATCGGCGGTAGCTTTAGCGAGACTAACAGAAGGACTGCGGCAGCTTAAGTTAGGTCAAGATTGCACTTTGGTCGTTAGTGGGTGGGGCGGTGAGCTAACCAAACATCCCCACGCTGAAGTGATGGCCAAGGCTGCGGCAGAACTTGGCGTTGATGCGTCACGCATTATTCAATTTCCCCTCGCGCGTGACACCCTTGAAGAAGCGCAATACTTTAAGGATCACTTTGGCAATCAATCTGTTCGTTTAGTGACTTCGGCTTCCCATATGCCACGGGCGATGGCGATTTTTAGTGGTAAAGGATTAATTGCGAGCGCGGCGCCGACGGATTTTAGGGCCAGAGACGATTTTTACTGGCGCTTTACTGCAGATAACCTATTAGCCTCGCAACGTGCGCTACATGAATACATTGGCCGTTTATGGCTTTGGATAAAACAGGAATAA
- a CDS encoding DUF2982 domain-containing protein, translating to MALESDVVSIRPLSKRNGLALTIVGASAFVLGFGLFVLFPELFAVGLVFFSLGAIALILGLAKVYEPDTTLTMDEQGLTYFHRRGKVSINWDNIQRVDIPRVTQGVETIELSYIGIKLKQLNPILDKISLRLAAGLLTEQRPLLVTAASQQEDLATLETYLGAEFSPLVIDGDRYRGVLAMFGHRCVMLNTHLGYHLYIPHDSLDRDPREFIKLLRQRIEQYWVQTNTRLIHMDKKGAPKGPQ from the coding sequence ATGGCCTTAGAGTCAGATGTCGTTTCGATTCGCCCACTCTCTAAGCGTAATGGCTTAGCCTTAACCATTGTAGGAGCCAGTGCTTTTGTTTTGGGTTTTGGTTTATTTGTACTATTTCCTGAGCTATTTGCCGTGGGCTTAGTGTTTTTCAGCTTAGGTGCAATTGCGTTGATATTGGGCCTTGCAAAGGTTTACGAGCCTGACACAACTTTGACTATGGATGAGCAGGGGCTGACTTATTTTCATCGGCGCGGCAAAGTGTCAATAAACTGGGATAATATTCAGCGGGTTGACATTCCAAGGGTGACTCAGGGTGTTGAGACTATTGAGCTTTCCTATATTGGTATTAAGCTCAAACAGTTAAATCCGATACTCGATAAAATTTCATTACGGCTTGCGGCGGGATTATTGACTGAGCAACGGCCGTTACTGGTTACCGCCGCATCACAGCAGGAAGACTTAGCGACCTTAGAGACTTATCTTGGTGCTGAATTTAGTCCTTTGGTGATTGATGGCGATCGTTACCGAGGTGTATTGGCGATGTTTGGCCATCGCTGCGTGATGCTCAATACTCACCTCGGCTATCATCTTTATATTCCCCATGACAGTTTAGATCGGGACCCTCGAGAGTTTATTAAGCTATTAAGGCAACGGATTGAACAGTATTGGGTGCAGACAAACACGCGCTTAATTCACATGGATAAAAAAGGGGCCCCGAAGGGGCCCCAATAA
- a CDS encoding OmcA/MtrC family decaheme c-type cytochrome produces MMKNYNKSLLALALTSALCLTACGDGEDGKDGAPGTPGTPGTPGTPGLPAGSFAKTAESITDLKFTLSPADIKVTSSEGFSVKFTLTGKSSGKDVPFMGLDKIAVYSLTANENTSGTGAPIEWQNNATANKAGSSLTCTLNGLNGTKNACTLKEDAANPGTYTATWTYDGAAPIINPNDNPNAVHRVFVRAYNIVNSQGVALADKVLSVPVDFIPTTDELAASGKDTVSSAACKNCHGEVDGHIAKIEAHHNYQDVKNCVTCHNPDLVPSDAQLAEGWVFDFAPMIHRIHAGEHNAAYLSGEAKEYFGEIGFPSDLKECKSCHDGAPSYNTNIYAQACVGCHINVNFATGENHSEFGLAQADDTQCKSCHGSGSLTPEAVHSVGKRAEYADLFKVDFTSAAVVPSATLGMKTLTLKANVSINGAPIADGTSLATYHATNNPTGKLVANGLLLGNVATDGTVYAWRDVKPTAISLNLASGTLSGGVLTFVKDIPDAQAIGTIYVSSEANACIKAGAVTSCNATGLEFGPTNPIGNSSPVKFFSLDGSAVSTARMADPSRITVEEAKCNACHGTLDYIKGTRHGTYTFTQCMNCHNDTTGASGHKTVVYKGDDGSKVVNPDVTFNNKDLFTVAHRFHSGNFDSITGIFRNAAGELEGYPSPETACSACHKDSAKLFATDGGLTSEKRSIKVGSNYISPVAESCRSCHAHSDAAAVAHFRSNGAIVEADAVTDSNLPVESCATCHAEGKTYGIDKVHAEVAH; encoded by the coding sequence ATGATGAAAAACTACAATAAATCTCTACTGGCACTAGCTCTCACTAGTGCCTTGTGTTTAACCGCCTGCGGGGACGGAGAAGACGGGAAAGACGGTGCCCCCGGAACACCCGGCACCCCAGGAACGCCTGGAACACCAGGTCTTCCTGCTGGTTCTTTTGCTAAAACCGCAGAATCTATAACCGATCTGAAATTCACCCTTAGCCCCGCCGACATTAAAGTCACGAGTAGTGAAGGCTTTAGTGTTAAGTTTACCTTAACCGGAAAGAGCTCAGGCAAAGACGTCCCCTTTATGGGACTCGATAAAATTGCCGTTTACTCTTTAACGGCAAATGAAAACACTTCTGGAACTGGTGCGCCAATTGAATGGCAAAACAATGCCACAGCAAACAAAGCTGGCAGCTCATTAACGTGTACACTCAACGGCCTAAACGGTACTAAGAATGCGTGTACATTAAAAGAAGATGCGGCAAATCCAGGTACCTACACAGCCACGTGGACCTATGATGGCGCTGCGCCAATCATCAATCCAAACGATAACCCTAACGCGGTTCACAGAGTATTTGTACGTGCTTACAATATCGTCAATAGCCAAGGCGTCGCCTTAGCGGATAAAGTACTGTCAGTACCCGTTGATTTTATTCCTACAACTGATGAGCTAGCCGCATCAGGTAAAGACACAGTATCGAGTGCCGCATGTAAAAACTGTCACGGTGAAGTGGATGGCCATATCGCCAAGATTGAAGCCCACCATAACTATCAAGATGTTAAAAACTGTGTAACTTGCCACAATCCTGATCTCGTTCCTAGCGATGCTCAACTTGCTGAAGGTTGGGTATTTGATTTTGCTCCCATGATCCACCGCATCCACGCGGGTGAACATAATGCAGCTTATCTCTCAGGTGAAGCGAAAGAATACTTTGGTGAAATTGGTTTCCCATCAGACTTGAAAGAATGTAAATCCTGTCATGATGGTGCACCAAGTTATAACACCAATATCTACGCTCAAGCTTGTGTGGGTTGCCATATTAATGTCAACTTCGCTACTGGTGAAAACCACTCTGAGTTTGGTCTAGCCCAAGCTGATGATACTCAGTGTAAATCTTGCCACGGCAGCGGCAGCCTAACACCTGAGGCAGTTCACAGTGTTGGCAAACGTGCTGAATATGCTGATTTATTTAAAGTGGACTTTACAAGTGCAGCAGTAGTTCCATCAGCCACCTTAGGTATGAAGACGTTAACCCTCAAGGCCAACGTAAGCATCAATGGCGCCCCCATTGCCGATGGAACAAGCCTTGCAACTTATCATGCTACAAACAATCCAACAGGAAAGTTAGTTGCTAACGGCTTATTGCTGGGTAATGTTGCTACCGATGGTACTGTTTATGCGTGGCGTGATGTTAAACCTACAGCTATCAGCTTAAACTTAGCAAGCGGTACGCTTTCTGGCGGTGTATTAACTTTCGTTAAAGATATTCCTGATGCACAAGCAATAGGAACCATCTACGTCAGTTCAGAAGCTAACGCTTGTATTAAAGCTGGCGCGGTAACAAGCTGTAATGCAACTGGACTTGAGTTTGGACCCACAAACCCAATAGGTAACAGCTCCCCTGTTAAATTCTTCAGCTTAGATGGAAGCGCAGTCAGCACTGCTCGTATGGCAGACCCAAGTCGTATTACTGTTGAAGAAGCAAAATGTAATGCCTGTCACGGCACCTTAGACTATATCAAAGGAACAAGACATGGCACTTACACCTTCACTCAGTGTATGAACTGTCATAACGATACAACAGGTGCTTCAGGTCACAAAACGGTTGTTTACAAAGGTGATGATGGAAGCAAAGTGGTTAATCCAGACGTTACCTTCAACAACAAAGACCTGTTCACTGTTGCCCACCGTTTCCACAGTGGTAACTTTGACTCTATCACAGGTATCTTCCGTAATGCTGCTGGTGAGTTAGAAGGTTATCCATCGCCAGAAACCGCATGTTCTGCTTGCCATAAAGACAGCGCTAAACTGTTCGCAACTGACGGTGGTTTAACCTCAGAAAAACGTTCGATCAAAGTGGGTAGCAACTACATTAGCCCAGTGGCTGAATCATGCCGCAGCTGTCACGCTCACTCAGATGCAGCAGCAGTAGCCCACTTTAGAAGTAACGGTGCGATTGTAGAAGCGGATGCAGTCACCGATTCTAACCTACCAGTAGAATCATGCGCGACCTGCCATGCTGAAGGTAAAACCTATGGCATAGATAAGGTACACGCAGAGGTAGCACACTAG
- a CDS encoding LysR family transcriptional regulator yields the protein MSNPLLKQICELDVFTLLVFKSIFDNGHANSAAKALNVSAPKISRCLNALRLTFNDELFYRRQQGLKPTPLAESLYVAICQFTDAVHHLEQSALQLQHSASHVELPLHIAASNGLLSFLAPQLSSPEVISELGQIRLHKWQDNSAELIHAGELDLGITQEPVETKELTITHLGSIASVYIVASKHHPLWESQFDITLEQICRHSFLCLEMKGFNARIDPLELFCQRQGLLLPSIERVIDREEWYAHLLTMQSVAFCSSIDMHTVKHMPGLKLVPLSVSELHRLHETIMPPQYFLIEKPRSHRRYNQTQCELVVRSWLTVLSSNSRVSQ from the coding sequence ATGAGCAATCCATTACTAAAACAAATCTGCGAACTCGATGTATTCACTTTACTTGTATTTAAAAGTATTTTTGATAACGGTCATGCAAATAGTGCAGCTAAAGCCTTAAATGTATCAGCCCCCAAAATTAGCCGCTGCCTTAATGCACTTCGCTTAACCTTTAACGATGAATTATTTTATAGGCGACAACAGGGACTCAAACCCACTCCCCTTGCCGAAAGCCTTTATGTCGCGATTTGTCAATTTACGGATGCAGTACATCACCTAGAGCAATCGGCATTACAGCTCCAACATTCGGCAAGTCACGTTGAACTGCCTTTGCATATTGCCGCGAGTAATGGGTTATTAAGTTTCTTAGCTCCGCAGCTCAGCTCACCCGAAGTGATCAGCGAGCTAGGGCAAATAAGACTTCATAAATGGCAAGATAATAGTGCCGAGTTAATACATGCAGGTGAGTTAGACCTTGGCATTACACAAGAACCCGTAGAAACAAAAGAGCTCACCATTACCCACTTAGGAAGCATTGCCAGTGTATATATCGTCGCTTCAAAACATCATCCTCTTTGGGAAAGCCAATTTGACATTACCCTTGAGCAAATCTGTCGTCATTCGTTTCTGTGTTTAGAGATGAAAGGTTTTAACGCTAGAATTGATCCTCTTGAACTTTTCTGTCAGCGTCAGGGGTTGCTGTTACCCTCGATTGAAAGGGTCATCGACCGAGAAGAATGGTATGCACACTTACTCACGATGCAAAGCGTAGCATTTTGTTCGAGCATCGATATGCACACCGTAAAACATATGCCAGGACTAAAACTCGTACCGCTATCAGTATCAGAGTTGCATCGTCTGCATGAAACGATTATGCCACCGCAATATTTTCTCATCGAAAAACCACGAAGTCATCGGCGCTACAATCAAACCCAATGTGAGCTTGTGGTTAGGTCATGGTTAACTGTGCTTAGCTCCAATTCGAGAGTCTCTCAATAA
- a CDS encoding bactofilin family protein, translating to MFGKKFLFTRKSSPTLSFIAEGTKLTGNIEFTSDVLIGGAIQGQILSQANIIVEQTGNLHCEVKCRELIIDGYFKGRLICERLVIQAHGVVDGDVACTSMQINEGGQFIGLRIKEDNQTIHAHSLPSTTPTNVLISQSQEN from the coding sequence ATGTTCGGCAAAAAGTTCTTGTTTACCCGCAAATCGTCCCCCACTCTGAGCTTTATTGCCGAAGGCACTAAGCTAACAGGTAATATCGAATTTACGAGCGATGTCTTGATTGGTGGAGCTATTCAAGGGCAAATCCTGTCGCAGGCAAACATTATTGTTGAGCAAACGGGAAATCTTCACTGCGAGGTAAAATGCCGAGAATTGATTATCGATGGCTATTTTAAAGGTCGTTTAATATGTGAGCGTTTAGTCATTCAAGCCCATGGTGTTGTTGATGGGGATGTGGCTTGTACCTCCATGCAAATCAATGAAGGTGGTCAGTTTATTGGCTTAAGAATTAAAGAAGATAATCAGACAATCCATGCCCATAGCTTACCATCGACAACACCAACCAATGTCTTGATATCGCAGAGTCAAGAAAACTAA
- the napF gene encoding ferredoxin-type protein NapF → MTESINHSRRSLFNRRKSVVIRPPWVREEVEFTDVCTRCSACITACETKIIFKGDGGFPEISFKDNECTFCAQCATICPEEKLFDLSQTPWQHQAVIQDNCLTFQGIWCQSCKDACEPRAIGFTLSVGQAPMPKIDTSLCTGCGACVAPCPSQAISIKQPE, encoded by the coding sequence ATGACAGAAAGCATTAATCACAGTCGCCGTAGTCTCTTTAACCGTAGAAAATCCGTCGTGATTAGGCCGCCTTGGGTGCGCGAAGAAGTTGAGTTTACCGATGTGTGTACTCGCTGCTCAGCCTGCATCACCGCCTGTGAAACTAAGATAATTTTCAAAGGTGATGGCGGCTTTCCTGAAATCTCGTTTAAGGACAATGAGTGCACTTTTTGTGCTCAGTGTGCCACCATCTGCCCAGAAGAAAAGCTATTTGATTTGAGCCAAACGCCATGGCAACACCAAGCGGTAATTCAAGATAACTGTTTAACCTTTCAAGGCATTTGGTGCCAAAGTTGTAAGGATGCCTGTGAACCCCGCGCCATTGGTTTTACCCTAAGTGTGGGTCAAGCGCCTATGCCAAAAATTGACACCAGCCTATGCACCGGTTGCGGCGCCTGTGTCGCCCCCTGCCCAAGTCAAGCGATTAGTATTAAGCAACCAGAATAA